The Sandaracinus amylolyticus genomic interval TACGGCGCGAGCCCCGGCACGTCGGTCGTGAGCACCACGATCGGGCCGAGCGCCGCCACGAAGATCTCGTGCTCGTCGGGGAGCCCCGCGATCGTCGGACCGGCGACGTTCCGCCACGAGCGCCCGCCGTCGCGCGTGCGGATCAACCGCATCGCGCCGCCGCGCGCGCCGAGCACGCCGACGACCCCGCCCTCGACGTCGTGCCCGACCGCGAGCACCGCGCCCGGGATCAGCGGACGCGACCACGTCGCGCCCTCGTCGTCGCTGCGCACGAGCGCGCCGCCGCGCGTGAGCCCCCAGAGGCGCACCCCGCCCGCGTGCGGCTCCGCGAGCAGGTGGAACGCGCCGACGCTCGTCGCTTCGCCGCGACGCAGCGCCTCGACGGGCTCGAAGCGCTCGCCGTCGGTCGAGCGCGCGACGCCGCCGAGCTGCAGGCCCACGAGCAGCGCGCCCGACGCGGTGCGCACGAGGCTGGTCGGCTCGTCCCCATCGAGCCCGATCGCGTCGATCTCGGAGACCTCGTCGCCTTCGATCCGGTAGAGCGTGCGTCCGCCCGCCAAGCCGCCGCCGATCGCGAGGATCGCGTCGTCGTCGGGCCCCAGCCACCGCGACGTCGCGGGCATGCGCGGCAGCGAGAGCGCGGGGTGCTCGGGGCGCTCGTCGGCGCCGGGGAGCGCGTCGATCTCGCCCTCCCCCTCGAGCTCCAGATCGTCCGCGAGCTCGTCCTCGCGGCTCGGCGTCGACGCCGGCAGACCGACCGGCGCGTCGTCGTCGTCGAGCGCGTCGAGGCGCTCCTCGACGCCCTCCTCGCCTGCGTCCCGCACCAGCGAGGGCTCGCGCTCCTCGTCGAGATCCGCGTCGTCGAGATCGGCGTCCCACCCGGGCGCCTCGGCGGCCTCCGAGCCCTCGGTCCAGCCGCCCTCCTCGCCCTCGTCGAGCTCGGGATCCTCGGTCAGCGGCTCTTCGGCCGCGTCCCAGCTCTCGTCCGCGTCGTCGTCGTCGAGCGCGTCGAGGAAGTCCTCCTCGCCCTCGACGCCGGTCGACACGTCGAGCCCCACCGTCTCGTCGCCCTCGTCGCCCTCGTCGATGTCGTCCGCGAGGCCGAGCCCGAGATCGCCCGCGGGCTCGTCGTCGCCGGCGATGTCGGGGAGCCCGGGGAGCTCGTCGTCGTCGGCGGTCTGCGGTCGGGGAGCACGGATCATCGATGGATGATGTAGCCCTCGGTCAGCCCTTTCGCGAGCCCTGCGGCGGCACCTGGCGCCCGAGGCGCTGCAGGACCTTCTGCAGATCCTCCCACACCGGCCGCTTCATCTCGGGCGAGCGCAGCAGGAACGCGGGGTGGTACGTCGGCATGACCGGCACGCCGCGCCAGGTGCCCCACATGCCGCGCCACGAGCGACCGGGCTCGGCGCACCCGAGGTTCTCGGCGGCGCAGCGCCCGAGCGCGACGATGACCTTCGGCGCGACGATCTCGAGCTGCTTCGCGAGGAACGGCTCGCACGCGCCGGCCTCGTCGGGGAGCGGCGTGCGGTTCTCGGGCGGGCGGCACTTCACGACGTTGCACACGTAGACCGCGTCGCGGTCGAAGCCCATCGCGGCGACCATGCGATCGAGCAGCTGCCCGGCGGGCCCGACGAACGGCGAGCCCTGCTGGTCCTCGTGGTAGCCCGGCCCCTCGCCGACGAACGCGATCTCGGTGATCGGCGTGCCGCGCGAGAACACGGAATTCGTCCGCCCCTCGCACAGACGACACGCGCGACAGGTCGCGGCCTCGGCGGCCAGCACCTCGAGCGCGCGATGCTTCTGCTCGGGCGCGAGCGCGGTGACGGGAGCTGCCGCCGGCTCGAATGCGGGGGTCGCGGGGTGACGCGTCGCGGCCGCCGGCTGCGGCGCGACTGCCTCGGGCTGGCGTGCGACTGCGTCGGGCTGGCGTGCGACTGCGTCGGGCTGGCGTGCGACTGCGTCGGGCTGGCGTGCGACTGCCTCGGGCTGGCGTGCGACTGCCTCGGGCTGGCGTGCGACTGCCTCGGGCTGGCGTGCGACCTCCGCCGGGTGCCGTGTGACCTCGGCCGGGTGCCGTGTAACCTCGGCCGGGTGCCGCGTAACCTCCGCCGGCGCTCCTGCGACGTCGGCCGTCGCGGCGCCCTGCGGGGGCGAGACCGGCACGGCGCTCTCCGTCGCGTCGGCCCACGGCACGGCCGCGCCGCCCATGCCCTCTTCCCACGCGAGGTGCTCGCGCACCATCGCTGCGATCGCGGCCAGCTCCTCGTCGTACGCGCTCACGGGACGTTCCCTCTACCACGACCGCGCGCCCGATCACGACGGCGTCCGGCTCTGGCCACTGCGCACGCGAGCGGCTAGCCTCGCCGCGTCCATGCCCAGCAGCG includes:
- a CDS encoding uracil-DNA glycosylase, translating into MSAYDEELAAIAAMVREHLAWEEGMGGAAVPWADATESAVPVSPPQGAATADVAGAPAEVTRHPAEVTRHPAEVTRHPAEVARQPEAVARQPEAVARQPEAVARQPDAVARQPDAVARQPDAVARQPEAVAPQPAAATRHPATPAFEPAAAPVTALAPEQKHRALEVLAAEAATCRACRLCEGRTNSVFSRGTPITEIAFVGEGPGYHEDQQGSPFVGPAGQLLDRMVAAMGFDRDAVYVCNVVKCRPPENRTPLPDEAGACEPFLAKQLEIVAPKVIVALGRCAAENLGCAEPGRSWRGMWGTWRGVPVMPTYHPAFLLRSPEMKRPVWEDLQKVLQRLGRQVPPQGSRKG